The following is a genomic window from Triplophysa dalaica isolate WHDGS20190420 chromosome 22, ASM1584641v1, whole genome shotgun sequence.
AAACAGAGCCTGTaaaatttaaaagatttaaattcaaatgttcTTTCCCTTGAGACAAACTTAAAGCCAGCATCCGAGTTGCAGTGTTATACAGTATTATTAAACAACACTCCACAAAtgtcaacagaaaaaaagagaaataaaaacaaaggtAGTTTCCAGAGCTTACACAAACAAACCCTCTTCCCCCGATGGACAGCTTCATCTCCTGCAATGAAAACTGATGAACtgtgaatctctctctctatctctctctactGATGAGCTCACGACGTGATACCTGTTCACTATTCAAAGGCTCACAATTATCATCTGTAATTAATTGTCATTTGTATTATGCACATGAGGACGGTCCAATAATTGTTCATGGTTGCACAATCACAGACTAATTAGAGCGACTTCATCAGCATTGCTaaaacggagagagagaactTAAGCATGTTTTTGTCTTCACCTTCGAGACTTCGTTGCACACATACTTACAAATTGAGCAATAATGTAACAAACTAGCTTATGTTTTGTGAACATTATTTTTAGCATGCTTTAGATCAAGGGTTTGTAAACTGGTATCCGGGTCTCCCCAAGGGCCTTCAACAGGTTGCAAGGATGGAGCCCATAGAAAATTTCAGAGAAAAAGACCAAACAAGATTCCTCTTTTTCTGCCCTCAAGGTGAAATATAATAcagtacaaatacatttgaatggaaaatgtttcttttgaagGTTATACATCCAAGTAGCCAAgttgcaattttatttataacatattATGTACTATTTATCAAaggttacattttctttatataaacaaattgaTAAATGCAAATGCTTCTTACAAAGGGGGCCCCGCACAAACGTTTCATCTTATTTGGGGGTCTTTGtcatcataaagtttgaaaacccctgcttTAGATTTTCCTCGGAAGCCTCCAAAAATCTGACAATGAAAAAATTCAACATTAAGTATATCTATAAAATAATGATCTGCGAATTTAATCggaaactgtgaaaatgatgCATGCAATGCATTGAACTATAATTAAAttactcattttatttttacaaaatcatACTATTATACTGCCACTAGATCCGCCAGCCGTGCCTGGTTTTTTAGCATGCGTTTCTCTGggtttcaataaaaaaaaaagtctccCTTCAACAAGCCATGTCATCCTAATCTAGAGCTGGTGTTCATCCCTAACCTACTGTATGAACAAAGAAAGAGCATCCGTGACATAAACACAAAGTTCCAGCTGGATAAAACCTAATATGCAATGCAAAGAGTGAAATTTACAACAGCTTACGCATGCAGAGAAATACAATGGCCTTTAGATACACAGGAGATATTTATATTCCTCAAAGGTCTCAATTGCATTTTGACGTGGCCTCTGATTTTGCTGACCCGAGGATCAGCCGAGCTCTGATTGCCTATTTTATGTCCTACATAAATTATAAGCCATTGAGAAAGCACACAAGCAAACGTTCCATCAACAGTTGTTATTGACGCCGGCCACTTCGCAACCAGACTTAAAGATAAATCACAGTGTGCGTATTGACATTTGGAAAATGTCGGCGCGGGCCGTACCCAGCCACACGCGGGTGGCATACATAGATCGGCTTGCGCTAATCTTCTTCTACAGAAAGCCACTGCGACGTGTTTCATTTCAGCCGGGGGATTTACATGGATTCATTTAGAAGTTGTCAGAATGAAACAGAGATGTCAATGACCACACAGATTAAAGACTGGCATTTCCCCGCGTGATAAAAACAGAACATCAAGTCTTTGAAAGATCCTCTATCACGCTGACTTTTAAAAATCTCCTAAATAAAAGGGTTCAACCTTTATAATTCCCCATTGATTTAGGTGGCGTTTACTCTGCGCCGGTGGGTTTTTGAAAGTTTTAATTAAACGAAAGGGTATGGAGCCTTTTAAAATGAAGGTTTAGCTTTTAAAAGGTGGAGTGTCTCAGAATGAGGAATACGTTCAGGGGTTATACTTATTTAATGGCCTGAGGTGAAAGAATTTCCTCATTGTCTGCCAAGATGAACTTTTGGCTTTGTTCTGAAGTGTTTGAAAAGGTAATTATCCAGGCGGCCGGCGACTAATGTCACTGCTACAAGTGCTACAGCATCTCTGAACCCGCACATGAAAGTCTGTTTCAGAATTGATATTTAATCGGATATTTGGGTTAAATGAGTCATATTGGTACACCACGGCTACAGATTGATGACTACAATTTGGAGTCATTGTTAAAAATATAGTATAACTTGCGATCAGAGTTCTCAATTAACTTGTTTCATTGATTCATGATTCAGTCTGAGCAGTGAATAAGTGATTCACTTAAGAGTGATTCATTTGAGTCATAACTCATGAGTGTTTTTGAGACATTAATCATAttctttttcttgttgtttggGAATTTGTTTGATTTACTCATATAAAAGAGCCCATTCTAAAGACCTGGACATTTGTGTGGGGATTTGTGTTTATAGATGTTTGTtgcttttgaataaaaatgtattaaataaaaatgaaaacaaaattcattttgtgcatgtgtgtgacaGGATTTGGTTCATGTCTGTGTACGTATCcccttacaaaaaataaatgtatataagtACTTATTTTAAACCAAGAAATATGCTTAAAATACACtgtactttatttatattgactAAAAAGTCTAAGTATATTCTTTCTCAATTATACATAGGTTTACCTATATTACTGGTGTGTAGTTGTGTTTACTTTTGAGTGAGtagaatattttaataaattacttaaaatatacttCGAAGTGTATTTTCATAACCTGAAAAATGTCTAACTATTAGTATACCTAGAAGTTCACTAGTAGTACAGTTGCAGTCGTTTTAAGTTAGCTGTGTAGTCCAAGTTACTCTTAAAGCATACTTAAAAGTATATAAACTAAAAAAGTTGGCCAATTTAGTCCCATGGGAATAGTAATGGAAatagtacacttacaagtataCTAGTGCATTGATTTAGCATACTTATAGTATACAGATATAGTATACAAAAGAATGCTTAAATATTCTAAACGTAACCATGAAGTAGGCTTATTTTTCTGAGGGTGTTGGTTAAACATGGGTtaattattgtgtatttttagaCTAGGGTGTAATGGCCGAGGTGTATGCCTGGCAACTAAGGTTTCTGGTTAGATGACCATATGGAGAAAGCAATAAGCCATCATCATTGAGCAAAGCACTTAACCTTGGGCAACTTcagatgtgttttgtaatgCAGAATGTATGTGAATAGCATGtgcagaataaatgaaaaatgtgttaaatgaagCGGAGAGTAATTCACTGTTAACTCGTAAACTGAAAGCGTAATTCAATTAACtggaacatttattaaagaaacaacaaaataatttagaGAATATCAGGTGCTCGAATGTGTCGGAAACCTGCAGAGATTCCAACAGGCACAGATTCCATATGCGACCACTTAGGATGACTTATCATTATATATTCTACACTGTAGGGCAGCTCAAGGCAACATTTTTCCAGGCAAATAGCGTTTTACATTAACATTCTCAGCATGAAATATTCCCAGGTGAATGGTTTGTTCTCTAATGAAACATGCAGAAAAAAGTGAGGTGCACTTCAAGTCAAAGATTAAAAAGACGGAGTTGTTCAATCAATGGTATCAAAGATCTCTTCTGGTTTAAACAGCCCAGAAAATGTTTTGGATATCAACCAACGTTCAGAATGTATCCAGaataaagtacaaaaaagtTTTCAGTCTTCAGAAAATGTTCACTAAGATTTCACATATAGGCCACTAAACAATTTATCAGATCAAATTTTCCCTTCTCCCAGGAAACCCAAGGTAGGgatgaaaaacacacacctaCACCATCTGTTACGCTCACACCGCTGGGAGGAAAGTTTCTTTCCTACTTTCCAAAATACACATATATGAACCCATATCAGAGTGCATGGGtacatgtttgttttctgcATTAAGTGCATTTGGTTTCCCCTCAAGCAGTTCCGCATCAATGAAAAGTGATCATTTCCATTCAGGTGATGGCATTCAACAAAGCCACACAAATAATTCTGCGCCGGTATTCTGAAATGTGCACATTTCCTGAGATGCACTGCCCTCACCCCAGGGGCACCGATCGCAGCGGACGGGCATGGGATGAGTGATAAGAAGCCAGGCGTGATTTGACCTTAAGCTTTGTGTTGGcaagctttaaaaaacaaaaaagagagtGTGACATGATCTCTTGATCTCTCGCTCTGTTTCAGTTCGGGAAAATAACACACCTTTTTGAGGATTCTCAGCACACGGGAGATTTACTCCGTCTGAATAGAAAGCAGAGCGTCAGTTTGTATGGATGAATAACTTTATGGGGTTTAAAGTCTGTTTACTTTAAAGACCCATTAAAATTTGCGGCTTTTAGTCAATGTCTGTTGGTTTGGGTCCATCaaaatttcaatttttaaaagttgaaaaactaattttcttaaaggtccagtgtatgacatttagcggcatctagagatgaagttgcaaattgcaaccaacggctcacccCTTCCTatcgaagcactacagtgacTGAAACAAATCTGAATCAAGTCTATTGAGCAATGAAAGAGCAATTCCAGGAGAATGGACATATTGATGCCTTCACCAGCTCATCAACATCCTTTACAAACGTTAGACCAATGAAATGCTCTCAAATAAAAATGCCCCAATCACAGTTTGGCAgtgtttgtttaacaaaaaatgtcacTAGACAAACTTGTTTTTACTAAATATAAAGACCTATTCATTAGCACAAGGAAAACAATTGCATGCATATAAAACCGCTTTCTGACGTCTTTAAAAGTATTTACATaatagtatttttgttttgctaagACAGAGAGGAGATTAATTAAACCTGTCAGTCAATGTTAATGAATGCTTGTGGGAGTCTGCCACTAAATGGAAATCACAGATTATTAGGTTGCAAATACAAACACAGTTGATAAACTTCCACTTTCCAGATGTGTGATGAAATCTAGAAGCAAATGTGCATCTCACGATGTGAATGCAGAAAGCATCACCGCTTCTCAGAACAattacatttgttcatttaaaaaagaccCTTTTACGCCACGGTGCATTTAAGGCGCTTTGGCTGATCCCATGACCTcatgaaaactaaaaacatgCTATTATCGCAACAGGATATAAGTGCAAAATGgttattaaaattttaaaaaaaatatctttctctgtgttcatcggaacaatgtattttatacaggtatgaaataacatgagggtgagtaaatgatgacagaattttaatttttgggtgaactatccctttaaagactCCAGCCTGTCTTGCACATGCTACCGTATAGTCAAACGTTgcttgaatattttttataaaggatTTATTTTCACTCCCATGTTTCAAACCTATGACCTTCTTTCACTGGTCGCTATTCACCTTCATTGCGTGCAAACTGAAACATTGAACGAACTTCAAAGTTCAAAACTGACTCAGACGTACAGTACAGATCTACACATCTATaccagaaaaacaaaattcaacgtCTAAACATGTGCCCTGCATTCAGGACATACACAAACTGAAATTATATCACACAGTAAAGGGCCAGACAGCAGACGCTCTAAAAATCAATCATTTCggattgttttttacagttttaatagGTTCCTGTGACCTTACACCTGGTACTCTTTGAAGCAGAAAGTACTCCGGTCGTGAGACTGTCGATTTTCCGATTTTAGACATACGTCTTTGGCCACATCATCCGGGTCAACGGAGGCTGCGTCTGaaagttctgaaatgagaaCTTCAGGTATGTATCCGCTAGGAAAGATATGCTTTTATAACAAATGCCTTCATGGTATTGACAAACGCCGCAGCTGTTTGTGACAGTGACATTTTGCGGGTGAGCTGGATGATATCTGACGCCCGGGCCGCATTAGTCTGTCCACTTTATGGCTGCGGCGAGCGGTCCCTTCTTATCTGGCGAGAGTTCAGAAGTGACGGATGCATTAGGACATGCACTGGTAGCTTTCAAGAGCTTAAATCCATTTGCTGGATTATCAGTTTGAGCCCATGTGTGATGATATGGCTCAACCCCAAACATCTTCAGAGGATGTCGAACACACACGCGGGGTCATTTCTCAACACGACTGCTGTGgccctttttaaaaaaattacctgATTGGTTGCTTTTTACTTTAAGACTATTCAATTTACCAATCTGATGCAACCGATTTCAACCTCGTTCAATGGAGGTTTAACGATATCGACTCCCATGCCTCGGAGGGATTTGAAGTATGGCTTTTGCGGCTTTCCAGGAAGAAAACAATATTCCTCTGACTTAAAAGAGACTCGGGTTACTGTATGGCGCAAATCTGTTTAGAATCTATTTGAGGTATTCCAAAAGGTGTTTACACAGTGTTGAAATGTGAGCGCACTACTTTCTGCACATTAAGGTTCTGCAATTGAATAAATGAAGTCAATATAAAGAGGGTGGAGGGGCTATCTAGCCCTGACCTCAGGTTACTCTgagtttcatcattttttttgttcgcTTGTTTGAatttgcctgtgtgtgtgttcagatgtttgcatgacagagagagagagagtgatagagagagagagtaagaaagagagtgggagagagagagagagagagagagagagagggaggaagagtgagagagagagagagagagagggagagggagagagagaggaaaagagagagagagagagagagagagagagagaggggggataaagagtgagagagaggggtagagagagagaaagagagggggagagagagagagagagagagtgaggaatagagagagaaagagagagagagagagagagggaggacgagtgagagagaggggtagagagagagagagagagagagagagggagggggggggataaagagtgagagagaggggtagagagagagaaagagagggggagagagggatagagagagagtgagtgagaggaatagagagagagagagagagagagagagagagagagagagagagagagagagagagggagggatagagggagagtgagagaggaatagagggagagagagagagggatagagagagagagagagagagagagagagagagagagagggaggaagagtgagagagaggggtagatagagagagggggatagagagagtgagagagaggaaaagagagagagagagagagagagagagagagagagagggggggataaagagtgagtgagaggaatagagagagagagagagagagagagagagagagagggagggatagagggagagggagtgagagaggaatagagagagagagagggatagagagagagagagagggatagagagagaaagagagagagagagagagagagagagagagagagagagggagcgatAGAGGGAgaggaatagagagagagagagggatagagagagagagtgaggaatagagagagaaagagagagagagagagagagagagagagagagagggaggaagagtgtgtgagagagagagagagagagagagagagggagagaggggggagagagagagagagagatagagggagggatagagggagagaggaataaagggagagagagagagggatagagagagaaagagagggaggaagagtgagagagaggggtagagagagagagagagagagagagagagaagagagagagactgacagagagagagaaagagagagagaatcatgtCTCTCATACACTTTCCCATGTTGCATTACTCCAGTGCCATCTGTCGGTGAGGGAGGCGATTGCAGGCGCAGTGCTACTCATTACAATCTACTAATTATCTTCCTGTCTTTATTATGTACAGTCATCAGTGAAGAGCACAGGCAACATCTCCAGCCTAATTCTCTCTTACTCTCTATTGAGCTGTGGAGAGCCCTTATTTCCCGTCAGACTGCGGTTTGATCACAGCTCGCAGGACGACTCGAGCCATTAAATTCTTATCTGTGTCACGGCTGAAATATGATGTTTACTGTGCTGTCCTGCCATTAGTGTTAAAATTCAGATCTCATATCCACTCATCCAGGTTCCGACGACACCGCAGAATGGATTAGGTGACGAGGCCACGTGATTTGAACACGAACACTAAGACACATGATGTACACCAGACATTAATAAAAAGCATTACGTTTAATTACCGTGAATGCATATGAAGAAATATTTTCCACTGCGATTAATTTTCTCAGATGCGAGATCATTAAGTGGTACAGTAGATTAAACCATTCGGCCCTAAACTTCGGACCTTTCTATTTGCAGACTTTAAATAATGTAGTTATCCGCGGACGTGCTTTTACTGTCAATGCTTACAGTCAGTGATGAGCCGTGTGCGACATTTCCTGTCCAGAACGTGTTACTGCATCCACGCAGATGGTGTGTACGCACGTTTAgattaaaaaagctttattggcaCGATGAAATAGTTAAGATTGCCAACGCTctataataaacaaacacatacacaaactttTTATGAATGTCCTTGGCTTTAAACTTCAGGAACTGTAAGTAATTGCACTCGCTGCTCCAATGtacttaaatattgttttacaatgtaataaataaagctTAAATTATTAACTTTGAAACAACACtttaataagaataagaataatatagaaaaaatatacacaacaaTATCACGTAAGAGATAATTAACAATAAACCATGTTGGGGAATTCTTTCGCGGTAACAACCGGCTGGATGTCATTAtaatgaatacatatttaaaaaataaaaatgatattaaattgGACACTTTTTTCTATAGTTTAATAAGCTCAAGTAACAAATTCAAAGTCGCAATACATTAACCATAAGTAGTACTGGTCAAAATAACTCGAAGTAACGTTACCTGAATAGTTATCGTCAATAACGCTTAACAGGTCGCGACTGACCAGATTTAACGTGAAGTATTCCAGAGAGACGATGGGTAATTACTAGGTAAATAATCAAACTATTCAATAATCACTTTGGATCGCTAACAACCCAGATAAATAACAAGTAAAAGCACGTACTCGTTTCATTAGGTTCACTTCTGACTGCCGTCCACCACCTGTCGTCCTTCCGTCGATTTTACGACACTCGCGCTCGGAAGACGGCAGTATGCGGGCGCACATGTGGAGCGCGGCTTGTTTATCTGGTTTCAGACTCCTGACTCGAGCGTGCGTGTCATCACAGAGGGTCCGCCGATACCCACTCGAGTCATCTTCCCACAGCTTCTCGCTCTTCAGTCCATGTGCCTCTGTTCTCACCAGAGTCTTGATGTCAAAGCGATCAGAGAGCCGGAAGATGTCAAAGCTCATGGCGCAGCGGATGGTCTGGGTGGATTTGGAGGTAAACAGCATCTCAAGATAAAAGTCAATTAGACTTTTGGTGTCAGACGATTTTGTTTCACGTCTCCGCAACGTAAATATCTGTGCTGTTTAATGTACATATAGTAATAGTATAGTGACGTCACAGTTTTCGCAGTGTTTACACGTTTTAACGTTACCTTCTAAAGTCTGTGCAATGTTAAATATCATTGATTTCAGTCAAACATAAACATCAGACCAGATATTTAGCAAAGAACAAATCAATGAAAGGTTTTTTATAGCTGGATGAGTTAGCATAGGTTTATCTATCTAGGCCTGTTGTCATTTGGACTTCGAGCATGACATGTCAGACATCTCGATCTATTATTTTGATTGTATGCCATTTGCAATGTGTTTAATGAACCTTGTTTGAAGCCATCCTACATATTTGATCATatatttattaagttattttctACGTGGTAGTTTAGTTTTATATGCACAGCTGATAGTGCAGTTATGGGATGAACTCTTTTACTCTTTTACACATCACTGCTGATGTGCTTTCTGTCAGATGACGGGGCTGGACATCGATAAGGACCATATTATTGAGATGGCTTGTATCATTACCGACCCCGACCTGAACATCATCGCAGAGGTGGGTGATTTGCATCCCTTTGGTTCGCTCGAGCGGATTTCAAAAGGAGTTTTGCTGCAGACATTAATCTTTTAATGTTGTTACCATAGGGCCCtaatttgataataaatcaACCAGATGAGCTCCTTGACAGCATGTCAGACTGGTGTAAAGAGCATCATGGCGAGGTAAGCACAGATTGTCACCTGCCAGGCGTTTGTTTAACAATATCCCTCTCTTTCTGGTACGTGTTgtctgattatttttatttgctgtgtCAGTCAGGATTGACTCGGGCCGTGAGAGACAGTGACATCACTCTTCAGCAAGCGGAGTATGAGTTCCTGTCCTTCATTCGCCAGCACACGCCACCCGGCCAGTGTCCTCTTGCAGGTAACCAATGACACGACACTATCGGTAATGATGGTTtagtttaaaacattaaaaaaaggaaaaatataagataaatatgTTGTGTGGTTCTTCATCCGCAGGGAACTCTGTCCATGCAGATAAGAAGTTTTTGGATAAGTACATGAGTCAGTTCATGCGACACCTGCATTATCGCATTATAGACGTGAGCACAATTAAAGAGTTGTGCAGGTACGTGACGCAGGTGCGGTGCTGGGGGTCGGCGGGGCATGTGCTGAATGTTCCTCTCGGTGTAATCTGATGACCTATCGACCGCTGTTGCCGCATTAATGCCTGCAGACGTGTCGCAGCATGAAACGCTGagactgtttttaaatgaacagaacATAAAACTTAATTAGAGGCGACGCACTGTGACTTACTCAGCACCGCAGGACTTCTCAGCTCATTTGAATGATTATGCGACCtatgattcattttaaatagtaaTTCTTCTTGGGGTTTTCTCTTCCTGTTGCCTAGACGATGGTATCCTGAAGAGTTCCAGCTCACGCCACATAAAAAAGGATCTCATAggtatgcatttattttaaatgcgcTTTGGCATTAAAATGGTTCTTCTGATGTGTTTTATAAGAGCTGTCTGTCTGGTCTAAAATGCAGTCTGTTTGGATTTCCAGAGCGTTGGAGGACATCCAAGAGAGCATTAGAGAGCTGAAGTTTTACAGAGCCAATGTTTTCAAACCTGTTTTGGAGGAGAAGAAGAGAAAAAGTAGTCTAGAATGGAGATAAGAAGTCTATGAGCTAATCTGCAAACACGGGAGAGAAAAATCCATCTGGTGTGATTTTAGGATCTGGTGTTGAATTCGGGGGTGTTGACGGCCTCACGgttctttttcttgttttagttCTCATCTCGGTGAATAGCTTGGTTTAAAAAAGAggtttaaattatgtaaatgtacaaatttTGAGCAAATTCATTTTATCCAATTTAAGAATCTGATTTGTTATCTGCTTTTCATTAGATCATGCTGGTGTGCATTAAAGACACAAAAGTGTGTTTGAATTAAAGTTCTTCTGTCAAAGAGTGTTTTCGTCACGCcctgtttttgaaataaaatcatttgttgTAAATTGGTTGTTTGTAATATGTTACAATTTAATGTTGCCAACGGAAATACCAGTAGTACCGTAAAAAAGCCAATAGATGGCAG
Proteins encoded in this region:
- the smfn gene encoding small fragment nuclease; its protein translation is MRAHMWSAACLSGFRLLTRACVSSQRVRRYPLESSSHSFSLFSPCASVLTRVLMSKRSESRKMSKLMAQRMVWVDLEMTGLDIDKDHIIEMACIITDPDLNIIAEGPNLIINQPDELLDSMSDWCKEHHGESGLTRAVRDSDITLQQAEYEFLSFIRQHTPPGQCPLAGNSVHADKKFLDKYMSQFMRHLHYRIIDVSTIKELCRRWYPEEFQLTPHKKGSHRALEDIQESIRELKFYRANVFKPVLEEKKRKSSLEWR